In the genome of Bacillus thuringiensis, the window AAAAAGATAAACCTAATGGTTTCATCGCATCCGTCATCATTTGCTGGTGACCAACCGATACATACACGTGATTTTCCCCATCATTTACTTCTGGAATTGGATATAAAGTCGTAATCGGCCTACTTTGGACTATATAAAATGTATCATCAACTAAGCACCATTCAATATCTTGTGGACAACCAAAATAAGCTTCGATTTGTCTTCCGATGCGTGCTAGTTGTAAAATTTGTTGTTCAGTAAGTGTTTGAACTTTTTGCTGATTAGGAGCAATTTTCTTTCTCACTGTTCCGCCTTCTTTTCGTCCATAGATGGCTAATTTTTTCGTTGCGATGACCTTTTCGACGATTTCGTCTTCTTTTACCCTATAATTATCGGCAGAAACCAATCCAGATACTAGCGCCTCGCCAAGTCCAAAGCTGGCATCGATTGATAACACCTTCCTATTCGAAGTAATCGGATCCGCAGTAAATAAAATCCCTGAAGCCTCAGGGAAAACCATTTTTTGAACGACAACACATATAGAAACTTGATTATGATCAAAACCGTTTTGCATTCGGTATATAACCGCTCGATCTGTAAATAAAGAAGCCCAGCATTTTTTAATATGCTGCAAAATGTTTTCTTTTCCAATAATATTTAAATACGTATCTTGTTGACCAGCAAACGAGGCATACGGTAAATCTTCAGCAGTAGCACTCGAACGCACTGCATACGCATGTTCATCGCCAAAGTGCGAAAGATAATGAGCTACTAATTCCACTACATCAACTGGAATTTCCACCGCCATAATGACTTCTCTAATCTTCTTACTAATTTCACCAATTTGATCTCGTTCCTCAATTTTTAGCATTGCTAATTGATTCAACAAAGTTTGAAACGCTTCATTTTTTCCGATGGCCTGTTCATACCCTACCGTTGTAACACAAAATCCTTCTGGCACTTGTATCCCTTGAATATTGGATAACTCCCCTAAATTCAATCCTTTTCCACCAACGAGAAAAAGCTGCGTTTTTTCTATTTCCTGAAAATCGAGAACGAAAGAACTCATTTGGCACCTCTCCTTACTATTCATGTGTTCTTGATTGTAACAGCAGTAAATGAGAAGAAACAGTCTATTTCGAACGTAAATTACATGATATAATTAAGTTAGGAAGATGTCATCACTTCTATTTCCCCCTCTAATTCACTTCAATTACATCACCAAACTTAAACAGTCTTTGATTATGAAAAGCATCTGTACAAGTAATCGTCTCATTTAATGGATTAATATCCACGACTGTTATGTAATTTTTATATAAATAGCCGTCTTTATAATATGTAAGTAAAACCTCTTCTTCACCTAAAAATGAAGTTAATAGCTTATTTTCAATCATTTCTTTTGCATCTTGCGTTACAATTGGACGCGAGGCTTTCGTTTGCTCCTTTATCATTTCTTTAATAACTGCAAATTGCTCTGGCATACTAGCAAACGGTTGCCACTTCACCATTCCTCTTCCTTTTGGCATGTTAGCATTCTTCACGATTTATGCCCTCCTAATAATGTGTTTCTATATCTTGCTGTTGCGACGCTTGTGTAGGAAATCCCTCGTAAAATACTGTTCTTACCAAACCGTGTTCGAATTTCGTCCATAACTTTCGTTAATCTCATTTCTTTTTCTCTTTGTACAATATTATCGAAAAGCGAAATTTGCTCTTCCCCTTCATTTATTAAATTGGTTAGCGAGATACTTATTGATCGAATTGGTTCTCCTGTATGTCTCTCGTATAAAAAATATGTACAAACATTATATATATCCATTGTTAAATTTGTTGCTCTATTTAACGTATGTGCCTTTTTTATTCCCCCGCCGTATTCCTTGCTATATCCAACCGAAAAATGAATTGTTTGCGCGCATTTCTTTTCTCTCCTCAACCTATAACAAATTTCTTCTATGTGCTCTAGTAAAATAACGATGAACTCTTCTATCGAATAATCACGTAATAATATTTGGCTTTTCGCTATAGATGTTGTTGCAGGAACGTATTTTTCTGCTATTCTGCTAAAATCAATCCCGTTACTGTGTAAATGTAATTCTTCTCCTATTACACCGAACGACTGCTTTAAATATTTCAAAGGGTACTGCGCTAACTCCCCTATTGTATGTATACCTTTTCGGTTCAATTTCATTTCCGTTTTATACGATATACCCCAAAATTTACTAAGCGGTCTAATGCCCCATAACTTCTCGGGTATATCGTCATACGTCCACTGCGCTATTCCATCTTTATTCTTTTTTGCTTCCACATCCATCGCAACTTTACTCAATAATAAATTAGGCCCTATACCAATCGTACTTTCAATCCGTGTGCGTTCATATATTTCTCGCTTGAACTTTAATGCGAACTCGCGCGGATTACTGGCAAACAAATGAATGCTTGCAGTCATATCCATAAAAAATTCATCGATACTATATTGATGAAAATCTTCCGGCGCGACATACTGCAAAGCTAAACCCGTTATGAAAGTTGAACACTTCATATACGTATGCATAATTGGATTCACAATAATAATATCTGGTCGCTTCGGTATTTCGTACAAACGAGCCATCTTCTTTATTCCTAACGCTTTTAATGGCGGTGTTGCCGCTAATACAATTGATCCGCTCTGATTCACATCCCCTACGACAGCCAATTTTGTATATCTTGGATCAAGTCCTTTTTTAATACATGATACACTCGCATAAAAGCTACGAAGATCTACACAAAGAATAATACGATTCGGTAAAAGAAAATAATCATACAAGGTAATCACTCCTAAATAAAGAACGTTTGTTCTCATTATATACGAACTCTTGTTCTTTTTGAAGGTATTTCTATGAAAATTTTGGTTAAAATAACCTTTACTAAATTCTAAGAAAACCTTAAAGAATTTCCCTCTGTATTCATAGGAATTGTTTTCTATACCGAAAAATATAAATAGATACAGGGAGAAACAACTAAATTCTTCGTGAATAGGTACGGTATTTTAGAACTCATTTTTTAGTAGTGTTTTTTTATAGAAAACAAAATATTATTGGTTATTTTCTCAACGTTGTTTTTCTAGTTTTATCATTCAAATTTAAATACATATTTATTTAATCTACATAAACTAAAAATATGTAAGTGCATACTTTATGAATTTTTTATAATAACATCTCGAACAGACTATCATAAATCGTAAGTTTAATAACTCGGATACATTAATCACCTCCAATAAAGTTCCGAATAGCCAAGTACTATAGCTTGTATTTCTTTTAAAATAAACATTCAAATCTCTAATTATATAATTTTGTACGAGAAAGGGATTGAATTTATGCACAATCTTAATTTCATTTGTGAACAATTTGCTACAATACTTAAAGGAAAAAGTAAAATAAGTCAAGGTGGTTGTTCGGTGTCTTTTCACCGCGATTTTAGCGTGCTTGTTCAAGGAAAACGGAGTACCAATGTAGTACCCGTCGGAGTAAGTTTTGAATCGTTGGATCAAAATGGTAATGCATTAAATTTAGGCGAAATCGCTGTTCTACAAGAAGAGATTCCTGCATTTATGCAATCAATTATACAACAAGGAATTATTGTCAGTGCTTTACATAATCACTGGCTGTACATGAATCCCTTAATTATGTATATTCATGTCCAATCGGTAGAGCCCCCATTACATTTTGCACAAAAGTTGGCGAATTCTTTTTTATCCTTAAGTAGCTATCCTATTGCTAATAATGAAGGGCAATGATTGGTGTTTGGAATAATTACATTTTCTATATGTGTAAACATAATAAAATCATTTCACTTTTTGCCAAAAAGTAAAAAAACTGCCTATCAAATTTTTAGATAGGCAGTTTTTGAATCTATTAAAATAAAGTACCCTACTATTTTATAAAATATTATTGCCTAAACAAAAAATACAGATTTTCAATTCACTGTGGCTTTCTTATCTCATATATTCCTCTAAAGTTAGTTTTTCCTTATATATTTTTTAGCAATTTCTCCTACATAGCGAATATACCAAGGCTCATACGCATAAACAGTCATATTTCTCTATTCTTTTGGATAACAAATGATATATCCTGCACGATGCGTATTTTCTTTCGGCCACTTCCCTTCCTTCGTCTTAGCACACCATAACTCTAATTCATTATTTGTATCTTTAACATCCATCGTTAAGCCTAGTTGATGTTCGATATGTCCCGTTTTTTCAAAAAAGCCCCCCTATACGTTCAGGATATCGACTTTTGTTTACTTCACTTTTTTTCGGCACTCTGCATCTATACAGTATATCCATTGACCACGGTAAGATTTATTTCAAACCCACAAAAAATAGATTACCTGCACATTAAGAAGTATAGCGTACAGGTAATCTATTTGTTTTTGAGATTAATAAAAAACTAATTTATTTTTTGAATTCTTCCATCAATAATAGACTGAATTGGTTCTTTTGATTTTTTTATATAATCTACTAATGCTTCAAAATCAGTTGGTCCTGTTTCAGCATCTTTACCGTTTCTAAAGGATACAAATCCATCTCCACCTGAAGCTAGAAATGCGTTCGCAACGACGCTGTAAGTTTTAGAAGGAATAATTTCTTCTCCATTTGTTAAGCGAATACTTGTTACTTTTTCTCCATTAGGCTTGTTCGCATCCCAAGTGTATTGGATCCCTGAAATTTGAAGCATTCTTGTTATATCTTTTTGCCATTGTTGATTTAAAATATCACGAATGTCTTGACCTGTTAAATTTACTTTTATTAATTGATTTCCGAATGGTTGAATACCATATATCTCTCCCCATGTAATATCACCAGCATCTAAGTCATTACGAATACCACCAGGATTCATAAGTGCAATTTGGGATTGCATTGTTGCACGCTGGGCATCAGCAACCAAATTTCCCAGAGTAGATTCACCAGCCGTATTGAGTTTGCGATCTAGTGGAGCAATAGACTTACCTACAACTTCATTAACAAGAGGTGCGATTTTTGCTTGATATTTCTCCATCTTCTTCTTTATTTTTTTATCAGGCTCCATGCCTTCATGGTAAGTTGTAACAATTTCTGCTTTTTTCTCAACAATATCTTGTGTCTTACGATCAATCTTTACATCAACATCAGCAAAAGCCATACCATATGAATTTGCTTGTACGACAAGTTTATTATTAACAGTTCCATTTACATAAGTGTGGCTATGCCCACCAAAAATAACATCGACTTCCGGATCAGTCTCATTTGCTAATCGGACGATATCACCATTTGTTACTCCGTTCCCATCTGTTGTACCTCCGTTATGTGCAAGAACAACGATAGATTTAACGCCTAGTTTTTTTAATTGCTTTACGGATTTGTTAATAGCTTCAACTTCATCTGTAATTTCTACATTCTTTAGCATAGTAGGCATAACAAGGTTAGGAACATCCGTTGTTACGACTCCGATAAAGCCAACAGGAACTCCTTGTACCTTTTTTATAGTGAATGGTGGTAAAAATAAACGACCGGTGGATTTATTATAGAAATTCGCAGCAACATATGGGAATTTTGCTCCTTTAAAATTACCTGTTTTCTCATGGTATCCACCATAAATAAGGCGATGCATTTCCTCAACACCTTCATCAAATTCATGATTTCCTATCGTTCCAACATCGAATTTCAAATCATTTAGAAATTCAATTGTAGGTTCGTCTTGTAATAATGCTGAAACAGGAGTACTTGCTCCAACAACATCTCCAGCATGTACCTTTAATGTATTTTGATTTTGTTTTTCACGATCACGTAAATAAGCCCCTAAGTACTCAATTCCCCCTGCATCTTTATTGTTAATTTTTTTTACAGTGTCTAGTTGCCCATGAAAATCGTTAATACCGAGCATTTGTACATCTATGTAGCGGTTTTGTTCTGTATTCGCTTGGATTGAAGGTGCAGCAAATACACTAGTAAAAGTAACTGTACTTAATGCTAAAGCAACTGGAATGATTTTTTTCAACATAAAATTTCTCTCCCCTAATTAAAATCTGACATAATACGATGTTATTTTAATATATTAAGAGAATTATTTCCATAAAAATTCTACCAATTATAAAAATTAATAAGATTTTATTGTTTTCTGACAAGATATTTCTTCCTCAAAAAAATGTACATTTTTTTGTTTTGAGGATTATTCAAAATATTATCTTGATAGTAATATAACAATACTTCTAAGAAATCTAAAAAACTCTAATCAATACATTTTAGCTGTTAAGAAGAATATTCAATCCAAAATTAATGGATATTTATCAGCCTAACATCTCAATATCACCATTTAAAAAGATGCTCCTGGATTTATCCAAGAGCATCTTTTTTTAGATTTATTTTTACTTGTTTATAATTTATCAATTAACAATTATATAGTTGTAATCAGTCCTTTAAAAATAATAGGAGTGCTTCATTAAATTCTTTAGCATGCGTTGCATTTAGCCCATGTGGACCGCCCTGTATTAAAGCGAGTTTACTACCAGGAATGGCATCATATGTACGTTTTCCACTTAATTCAAAAGGTACAGTTGCATCAGAGTCACCGTGAATAATAAGAGTAGGTATATTAAACTTCTCCAAGTCTTTTCTAAAATCTGTCTTACTAAAGGCGGTAATACAATCAAGCGTTCCTTTAGGTGATGCACTGGCTGCAATATCCCAATTATATAAACGGAATGGTTCACTAACTAAATCTGTTCGATTACCAGCCGCGAAAAATCCCTTAGTAAATTCATCAAGAAATGCAAGGCGGTCATTTATCACACCACTTTTGAATGCTTCAATTGTAGCATCATCTAATGCCCCTTCAGGATGATCCTCTGATTTGTATAAATATGGAGGAACTGCTCCAGCAAAAACAGCCTTTTCAATACGATCTGTTCCATACGTACTAATGTACCGGGCTACCTCGCCTCCCCCCATAGAAAAACCAACAAGTGTGACATTTTGAAGCTCTAAATGTTCTAATAGTTGATGTAAATCAGAAGTAAAGGTATCATATTCATACCCTTCCCACGGCTGAGATGATTTTCCAAATCCTCGTCGATCATACGTTATAACTCTATATCCAGCCTCAACAAGAGCTGGAACTTGGTATTCCCAAGATCGACCACTTAACGGCCAACCATGAATTAGTACAACTGGTTTTCCTGTGCCATGATCCTCAAAATATATCTCAATTGGTGCTTGATTTTCGGTTCCTACAGTAATTTTCGCCATGCTTCTACCTCCAAAAAATATTCTAATATGTATCCTTTTCTTCAATACTCCGGATGAATGTCATAACCTATTCATGCACGTTTATGTTGTGAAATCTAAGTATGAAACTCTATTGTTCCAACGCATTCATTTTCTCCTTTTGGAACAATCCCCCCTCTAATACCTTTTTCATCATAAAATAATTACTGAACATTACTCATATTCAATTGTAATAACAAAAATAGGTGACTATCAATATTGTTCTATCTATAGGATGTATAGGTAAAACCAATCTATTTTATAGTGAAAACAACTATAGTTACGACCTATACGAATTATAGATAATTTAGAATTGATTAACGAATCAGTTTTAAAATACTATAAATTTGTATAGCACTTCATGTTCTGTGAATGCTGCTATAACCAATATTATTGGTCAGCTTAGTTATAAACGAAGAAACTTATGATAGTATTCGACTATTTAAACTTTCTTCGATTACTTAATTTTTAGGAGGAATACATAATGACTGATCTCTATTCTCGTATTAACAAAGATGATGCTGTCGTTCTTTTAGTAGATCATCAAACTGGTCTTATGTCCGGACTAGTACGTGACTATGGTGTTGATGAATTCAAGAACAATGTTTTAGCTCTTGCTCATACTGCTAAGTTTTTTGATTTACCAGTTATTTTAACAACAAGTTTTGAAAACGGGCCTAATGGACCTTTAATGCAAGAATTGGT includes:
- a CDS encoding YolD-like family protein, with the translated sequence MKNANMPKGRGMVKWQPFASMPEQFAVIKEMIKEQTKASRPIVTQDAKEMIENKLLTSFLGEEEVLLTYYKDGYLYKNYITVVDINPLNETITCTDAFHNQRLFKFGDVIEVN
- a CDS encoding Y-family DNA polymerase gives rise to the protein MYDYFLLPNRIILCVDLRSFYASVSCIKKGLDPRYTKLAVVGDVNQSGSIVLAATPPLKALGIKKMARLYEIPKRPDIIIVNPIMHTYMKCSTFITGLALQYVAPEDFHQYSIDEFFMDMTASIHLFASNPREFALKFKREIYERTRIESTIGIGPNLLLSKVAMDVEAKKNKDGIAQWTYDDIPEKLWGIRPLSKFWGISYKTEMKLNRKGIHTIGELAQYPLKYLKQSFGVIGEELHLHSNGIDFSRIAEKYVPATTSIAKSQILLRDYSIEEFIVILLEHIEEICYRLRREKKCAQTIHFSVGYSKEYGGGIKKAHTLNRATNLTMDIYNVCTYFLYERHTGEPIRSISISLTNLINEGEEQISLFDNIVQREKEMRLTKVMDEIRTRFGKNSILRGISYTSVATARYRNTLLGGHKS
- a CDS encoding DUF1259 domain-containing protein; translated protein: MHNLNFICEQFATILKGKSKISQGGCSVSFHRDFSVLVQGKRSTNVVPVGVSFESLDQNGNALNLGEIAVLQEEIPAFMQSIIQQGIIVSALHNHWLYMNPLIMYIHVQSVEPPLHFAQKLANSFLSLSSYPIANNEGQ
- a CDS encoding bifunctional metallophosphatase/5'-nucleotidase yields the protein MLKKIIPVALALSTVTFTSVFAAPSIQANTEQNRYIDVQMLGINDFHGQLDTVKKINNKDAGGIEYLGAYLRDREKQNQNTLKVHAGDVVGASTPVSALLQDEPTIEFLNDLKFDVGTIGNHEFDEGVEEMHRLIYGGYHEKTGNFKGAKFPYVAANFYNKSTGRLFLPPFTIKKVQGVPVGFIGVVTTDVPNLVMPTMLKNVEITDEVEAINKSVKQLKKLGVKSIVVLAHNGGTTDGNGVTNGDIVRLANETDPEVDVIFGGHSHTYVNGTVNNKLVVQANSYGMAFADVDVKIDRKTQDIVEKKAEIVTTYHEGMEPDKKIKKKMEKYQAKIAPLVNEVVGKSIAPLDRKLNTAGESTLGNLVADAQRATMQSQIALMNPGGIRNDLDAGDITWGEIYGIQPFGNQLIKVNLTGQDIRDILNQQWQKDITRMLQISGIQYTWDANKPNGEKVTSIRLTNGEEIIPSKTYSVVANAFLASGGDGFVSFRNGKDAETGPTDFEALVDYIKKSKEPIQSIIDGRIQKIN
- a CDS encoding bromoperoxidase, with amino-acid sequence MAKITVGTENQAPIEIYFEDHGTGKPVVLIHGWPLSGRSWEYQVPALVEAGYRVITYDRRGFGKSSQPWEGYEYDTFTSDLHQLLEHLELQNVTLVGFSMGGGEVARYISTYGTDRIEKAVFAGAVPPYLYKSEDHPEGALDDATIEAFKSGVINDRLAFLDEFTKGFFAAGNRTDLVSEPFRLYNWDIAASASPKGTLDCITAFSKTDFRKDLEKFNIPTLIIHGDSDATVPFELSGKRTYDAIPGSKLALIQGGPHGLNATHAKEFNEALLLFLKD